The proteins below come from a single Argentina anserina chromosome 1, drPotAnse1.1, whole genome shotgun sequence genomic window:
- the LOC126797648 gene encoding nudix hydrolase 26, chloroplastic-like, with amino-acid sequence MDICRFALHSYPHYLPPLSNLIKPAIVLSSSSSCRPRLAKLAQLSHNYSNPTTNTRVSCAASYSSSASSSMEAPPEGYRRNVGICLINDSKKIFAATRLDIPDSWQMPQGGIDEGEDPRNAAIRELREETGVQSAEILAETPHWLTYDFPPEVRAKLQRLWGSDWKGQAQKWFLFKFTGKDEEVNLLGDGSEKPEFGEWSWISPEQVVDLAVDFKKPVYKEVFAVFAPYFQ; translated from the exons ATGGATATATGTCGATTTGCCTTGCATAGTTACCCGCATTATCTCCCACCTTTATCAAATCTCATCAAGCCTGCTATTGTGTTGTCATCCTCTTCAAGCTGCCGTCCTAGACTAGCTAAGTTGGCACAACTGTCACACAATTactcaaatccaactactAATACTAGAGTGAGCTGTGCCGCCTCCTATTCTTCATCAGCATCCTCGTCAATGGAAGCCCCTCCCGAAGGTTATAGAAGGAATGTTGGTATCTGCCTCATCAATGATTCGAAGAAGATTTTTGCTGCTACGAGGTTGGACATACCTGATTCCTGGCAAATGCCACAGGGTGGCATTGATGAGGGTGAAGATCCAAGAAATGCAGCAATCAGGGAATTGAGAGAAGAGACAGGAGTTCAGTCAGCAGAAATTCTTGCAGAGACACCTCATTGGTTGACCTATGATTTCCCGCCAGAAGTTAGAGCAAAACTTCAGAGACTGTGGGGATCAGATTGGAAGGGCCAAGCACAAAAGTG GTTTCTTTTTAAGTTCACTGGGAAGGATGAAGAAGTCAATCTTCTTGGTGATGGCAGTGAAAAACCTGAGTTTGGCGAGTGGTCATGGATATCACCAGAACAAGTAGTTGATCTT GCTGTGGATTTTAAGAAGCCTGTTTACAAGGAAGTTTTTGCGGTTTTCGCACCCTATTTTCAATAA